The Sediminitomix flava genome includes a window with the following:
- a CDS encoding diacylglycerol kinase family protein: MKEAFKRMPLYFFHFYYMGQFSVKDRIMSFKYAFKGIYFLLKEEHNARIHLVASLFVVILGFYFRIKAAEWQWLIFSISFVFVVEALNTCIENLADFIHLDQHPQIGKIKDIAAAAVLISAIGAALIGLIIFIPYLYDLPS; encoded by the coding sequence TTGAAAGAGGCATTTAAACGAATGCCTCTTTACTTTTTCCATTTCTACTATATGGGGCAATTTTCTGTAAAAGATCGAATCATGAGCTTCAAGTATGCTTTTAAAGGCATTTATTTTCTACTTAAAGAAGAACATAATGCTCGTATACATTTAGTCGCATCATTGTTTGTTGTGATACTTGGGTTCTATTTTCGTATTAAAGCAGCAGAATGGCAATGGCTTATTTTTTCAATTTCCTTTGTATTTGTGGTTGAGGCTTTAAATACTTGCATTGAAAACTTAGCAGATTTTATTCACCTAGATCAGCATCCTCAAATAGGGAAAATAAAAGATATTGCAGCAGCAGCCGTCTTGATAAGTGCTATTGGAGCCGCTCTGATCGGGCTTATCATTTTCATTCCTTACCTCTACGATTTGCCGTCCTAA
- a CDS encoding glycoside hydrolase family 97 protein translates to MLKKYSLVYLFFLGFTLTGFSQEQLKSPNGRLNMEFNLDAKGIAYYSLTFENQRLLAPSKLGFKLKEQDDLLEGFKIKNVSSNSSDERWSQVWGERKEIRDHFNELKIELVEDKENARQLNIFFRLYDDGFAFRYEIPEQEYLKDFIIMSEESEFALTDNHKTWWIWADYNTYEKLYQETSLKEATWAATPVTMKSKEGIYLSFHEANLTDYAGMTFKQKKGSLTYKSELVPWANGDKVRTSAPMKTPWRTVQVSEDAKGLTQSDLILNLNEPNKLEDTSWIQPMKYIGIWWGMHIGTQTWHEGDRHGATTENALKYIDFAKAHQIEGVVFEGWNDGWANWGGKDAFDQITPAADFDFEKVAKYAHENGVEMMGHHETGGDIPSYEKFMDDAFKLCQDNHVKAVKTGYAGGIYPRGEHHHGQFMVRHYRKVVETAAKYQIMLNVHEPIKDTGIRRTYPNMMTREGVRGMEWNGWSDGNPPSHTCILPFTRQLSGPLDYTPGIFDPTYETAGERVKWNALDQGTARVQTTVAKQLALAVVLYSPFQMSSDVIENYVGDPAFKFLEDFNADCDESITLNGEIGEFITVARRSDTAWFVGSITNEDKRELKISLDFLEEGKKYKAGIYADAKDADWKTNPTAIHISSKVVEKGDTLIMNLAKGGGQAISLIPIE, encoded by the coding sequence ATGCTTAAAAAATATTCATTAGTGTATCTATTTTTCTTGGGGTTTACACTTACAGGTTTTTCTCAAGAACAATTAAAGTCTCCAAATGGAAGACTGAATATGGAATTCAACTTAGATGCGAAAGGTATTGCATACTATAGTTTGACTTTCGAAAATCAAAGGCTTTTAGCTCCTTCAAAATTAGGATTTAAATTAAAAGAGCAAGATGATTTATTGGAAGGTTTTAAAATTAAAAATGTCAGTTCAAACTCTTCTGATGAACGCTGGTCACAAGTATGGGGAGAAAGGAAAGAAATCCGAGACCATTTCAATGAATTGAAAATAGAGTTGGTTGAAGACAAAGAAAATGCACGTCAGCTTAATATTTTCTTCAGATTGTATGATGATGGATTTGCTTTCAGATATGAAATCCCAGAACAAGAATACCTAAAAGACTTTATCATTATGTCTGAAGAGTCTGAATTTGCACTAACAGATAATCATAAGACTTGGTGGATTTGGGCTGATTACAATACTTACGAAAAGTTGTATCAAGAAACATCATTGAAAGAAGCTACTTGGGCTGCTACACCTGTAACTATGAAATCAAAAGAGGGTATTTACCTTTCTTTTCATGAAGCCAACTTGACTGATTATGCGGGAATGACTTTCAAACAGAAGAAAGGAAGTTTGACCTATAAATCAGAATTGGTACCATGGGCAAATGGTGATAAAGTAAGAACTTCTGCGCCAATGAAAACACCTTGGCGTACTGTTCAAGTTTCGGAAGATGCCAAAGGGCTGACCCAGTCTGATCTGATCTTAAATTTGAATGAACCAAATAAACTTGAAGATACATCATGGATTCAGCCCATGAAATACATTGGGATTTGGTGGGGAATGCATATCGGAACACAGACTTGGCATGAAGGTGACAGACATGGTGCTACTACCGAAAATGCTTTGAAATATATTGACTTTGCCAAAGCACATCAGATAGAAGGAGTTGTTTTTGAAGGCTGGAATGATGGCTGGGCCAACTGGGGTGGAAAAGATGCTTTCGACCAAATTACACCTGCGGCAGATTTTGATTTTGAAAAAGTAGCGAAATATGCTCATGAAAATGGGGTAGAAATGATGGGCCATCATGAAACAGGAGGAGATATTCCTTCTTATGAAAAATTTATGGATGATGCTTTCAAACTTTGTCAAGACAATCACGTAAAAGCCGTAAAAACGGGTTATGCAGGAGGTATTTATCCTAGAGGTGAACACCATCACGGTCAATTTATGGTCAGACATTATCGAAAAGTGGTCGAAACGGCTGCCAAATATCAGATCATGCTCAATGTCCATGAACCGATCAAAGACACAGGAATTCGAAGAACTTATCCGAATATGATGACACGAGAAGGTGTTCGTGGTATGGAGTGGAATGGTTGGAGTGATGGAAACCCACCTTCTCATACCTGTATTTTACCTTTTACAAGACAACTTTCTGGACCGTTGGATTATACTCCGGGTATTTTTGACCCAACCTATGAAACGGCAGGAGAAAGAGTAAAATGGAATGCATTAGATCAAGGAACGGCAAGAGTACAAACTACGGTAGCGAAACAGTTGGCTTTGGCTGTTGTACTTTATAGTCCTTTCCAAATGTCTAGTGATGTGATTGAAAATTATGTAGGCGATCCTGCCTTTAAGTTTTTAGAAGACTTTAATGCAGACTGTGACGAAAGTATTACCCTAAATGGTGAAATAGGTGAGTTCATTACTGTGGCAAGGCGTAGTGATACTGCTTGGTTTGTGGGTAGTATTACAAATGAAGATAAAAGAGAACTAAAAATTTCTTTAGACTTTTTAGAGGAAGGCAAAAAGTATAAAGCAGGAATTTATGCAGATGCTAAAGATGCGGATTGGAAAACGAATCCTACAGCAATTCATATTTCTTCTAAGGTTGTAGAGAAAGGAGATACCTTGATTATGAATTTAGCAAAAGGAGGAGGGCAAGCAATAAGTCTAATTCCTATTGAGTAG
- the meaB gene encoding methylmalonyl Co-A mutase-associated GTPase MeaB: MRKRNRLSAESYIKGILEGDRVILSRAITVIESNHPLDLPLADEILEGILPHTGNSLRIGITGVPGVGKSTFIESFGKTITTQGKKLAVLTIDPSSQRSKGSILGDKTRMEELSHDPLAYIRPSASGSTLGGVNQKTRETMLLCEAAGHEVILVETVGVGQSETAVHGMVDFFLLLMLAGAGDELQGMKKGIMEMADLLVITKADGDNKQKCKLAASNYRNALHLFPPTPSGWEPKVQLCSSVEKDGLEAIWETMDSYFNKVKINGYFQHKREEQHGQWLEESINAHLRNDFFSNLNVKSLFENIEPEVVHGKTAVSFAARKLLQTYKESTN, from the coding sequence ATGAGAAAACGCAATAGACTTTCGGCTGAATCCTATATAAAAGGAATTTTAGAGGGAGATCGAGTTATTTTAAGTAGAGCAATTACTGTCATAGAAAGTAATCATCCGCTTGATTTGCCCTTAGCCGATGAAATTTTGGAAGGAATTTTACCTCATACAGGAAATTCTTTAAGAATCGGGATCACGGGAGTGCCCGGTGTTGGTAAAAGTACATTTATTGAATCCTTTGGGAAAACAATCACAACTCAAGGAAAAAAATTGGCTGTGCTAACCATTGATCCGAGTAGCCAAAGGTCAAAAGGAAGTATTTTGGGAGATAAAACTAGAATGGAAGAACTTTCTCATGACCCACTTGCCTACATCCGCCCTTCAGCTTCGGGTTCTACATTAGGTGGAGTAAACCAAAAGACTAGAGAAACGATGCTTCTTTGCGAAGCTGCAGGTCATGAAGTAATCTTGGTTGAAACAGTTGGGGTTGGACAATCGGAAACGGCTGTTCATGGAATGGTAGACTTCTTCCTACTTCTAATGCTTGCTGGCGCTGGTGATGAATTACAAGGAATGAAGAAGGGTATTATGGAAATGGCAGATTTACTTGTCATCACAAAAGCAGATGGTGATAACAAACAAAAATGTAAACTTGCGGCTTCCAATTATAGAAATGCATTACACCTCTTCCCCCCTACTCCTTCGGGTTGGGAACCGAAAGTTCAACTTTGTTCATCGGTAGAAAAAGATGGACTGGAAGCTATTTGGGAAACCATGGATAGCTATTTTAATAAGGTGAAAATAAATGGCTATTTCCAACATAAAAGAGAAGAGCAACATGGTCAGTGGCTTGAAGAATCGATCAATGCTCACCTCAGAAATGACTTTTTCTCAAATCTGAATGTGAAATCTTTATTTGAGAATATAGAACCTGAAGTGGTGCATGGTAAAACAGCAGTTTCTTTTGCTGCTAGAAAACTACTTCAGACTTATAAAGAATCAACGAACTAG
- a CDS encoding OadG family protein yields MVIALTGVTVVFVVLITLFIVFKVSPQLIHRIMPNRLSEGEEDVKLEESVDTYAETTAAISAAVHLYLDERHDEEATVLTINQVKKNYSPWSSKIYGTHNNLVYHRR; encoded by the coding sequence ATGGTGATCGCCCTAACAGGAGTCACTGTTGTATTTGTCGTTCTCATTACCCTGTTTATTGTATTCAAAGTTTCTCCTCAGTTGATTCATCGCATTATGCCTAATCGATTGAGTGAAGGGGAAGAGGATGTGAAATTAGAGGAAAGTGTAGATACATATGCTGAAACAACAGCAGCCATCAGTGCCGCAGTGCATTTGTATCTTGACGAACGACATGATGAGGAAGCTACAGTGCTGACCATCAATCAGGTGAAGAAAAACTATTCACCTTGGAGTTCGAAAATCTATGGAACACATAACA
- the mce gene encoding methylmalonyl-CoA epimerase, producing MKVNKIEHIGIAVKNLDTAIPYYEKVLGLECYRIEEVEEQKVKTAFFKVGEVKIELLESTDPEGPIGKFVEKKGEGMHHIAFAVDNIEDQLVDAEEKGVRLIDKTPRGGAEGLDIAFLHPKSTFGVLTELCEDKNK from the coding sequence ATGAAAGTCAACAAAATTGAGCATATTGGTATAGCAGTAAAAAATTTAGATACTGCAATACCTTATTACGAGAAAGTTCTAGGATTAGAGTGCTATCGAATAGAGGAGGTTGAAGAGCAGAAGGTGAAGACAGCATTTTTTAAAGTAGGCGAAGTAAAAATCGAGTTATTGGAAAGTACAGACCCTGAAGGTCCTATTGGAAAGTTTGTTGAGAAGAAAGGCGAAGGTATGCACCATATCGCTTTTGCTGTTGACAATATTGAAGATCAATTGGTTGATGCTGAAGAAAAAGGCGTGAGACTAATCGATAAAACTCCAAGAGGAGGTGCTGAAGGTTTGGATATTGCATTCCTACATCCTAAATCAACATTTGGCGTTCTTACTGAGCTTTGCGAAGACAAGAACAAATAA
- a CDS encoding acyl-CoA carboxylase subunit beta, with amino-acid sequence MPSNIEKIQELVAKRDEARMGGGEKRIDAQHKKGKLTARERIELFLDEGSFEEYDMFVTHRTHSFGLEKQHYLSDGVVTGRGTVDGRVVFVFAQDFTVFGGSLSETFALKICKIMDQALKVGAPVIGLNDSGGARIQEGVRSLAGYAEIFQRNIMASGVIPQISGILGPCAGGAVYSPALTDFVLMTEETSYMFVTGPKVVQTVTGEVISTEDLGGPNMHATKSGVTHFVAKDEHEAILMLRKLLSYLPSNNLEEPPMHPCHDPIDRLDDALNHIIPDNPNQPYDVKDVIHATVDDNEFLEVHQSYAQNIVVGFARYNGRSVGIVANQPKYLAGVLDIEASRKAARFVRCCDAFNIPIVTFVDVPGFLPGSAQEYGGIITHGAKLLFAYGEATVPKITITLRKSYGGAHDVMSCKQLRGDVNYAWPTAEIAVMGAKGAVEVLEGRKIREMETEEEKMQYILEKEQEYLEKFANPYNAARYGYIDDVIEPRNTRFRIIRSLETLATKKELNPPKKHSNIPL; translated from the coding sequence ATGCCTAGTAACATTGAAAAAATTCAGGAGTTAGTAGCCAAGCGTGATGAAGCACGTATGGGTGGTGGTGAGAAACGTATTGATGCTCAGCATAAGAAAGGGAAGTTGACCGCCAGAGAACGTATCGAATTGTTCTTGGATGAAGGTAGCTTCGAAGAGTATGATATGTTTGTGACGCACCGTACACACTCTTTTGGCTTGGAAAAACAACATTATCTTTCTGATGGTGTAGTCACAGGTCGTGGTACTGTAGACGGACGTGTAGTATTTGTTTTTGCACAAGACTTTACCGTATTCGGTGGTTCATTGTCAGAAACATTTGCTTTGAAGATCTGTAAGATTATGGACCAAGCACTTAAGGTTGGTGCTCCAGTGATCGGATTGAATGATTCGGGTGGTGCTCGTATCCAAGAAGGTGTAAGATCATTGGCAGGTTATGCTGAAATCTTCCAGAGAAATATCATGGCATCAGGAGTAATTCCTCAGATTTCAGGAATCTTAGGGCCTTGTGCGGGTGGTGCGGTTTACTCTCCAGCACTTACTGACTTTGTCTTGATGACAGAAGAAACTTCTTACATGTTTGTGACAGGACCGAAGGTTGTTCAAACAGTTACAGGTGAGGTTATCTCTACTGAAGATTTAGGTGGACCTAACATGCATGCAACTAAGTCGGGCGTTACGCACTTTGTTGCAAAAGACGAACATGAGGCAATTTTGATGTTGAGAAAGCTCTTGAGCTACCTTCCTTCAAACAATTTGGAAGAGCCTCCAATGCATCCTTGTCATGACCCAATTGACAGATTGGACGATGCATTGAACCACATCATCCCTGATAATCCTAATCAGCCTTATGATGTGAAAGATGTTATCCATGCAACAGTAGATGACAATGAGTTTTTAGAAGTACACCAAAGTTATGCTCAAAATATCGTAGTAGGTTTTGCGCGTTACAATGGTCGTTCGGTGGGTATCGTAGCCAACCAACCAAAGTATTTGGCAGGGGTACTAGACATTGAAGCATCTCGTAAAGCAGCTCGTTTTGTTCGTTGTTGTGATGCCTTCAATATTCCAATCGTTACATTTGTAGACGTACCAGGATTCTTGCCAGGTAGTGCTCAAGAGTACGGTGGAATCATTACTCATGGTGCTAAATTGCTATTTGCTTACGGTGAAGCAACTGTTCCAAAGATTACAATTACGCTTCGTAAATCTTACGGTGGAGCACATGATGTAATGAGTTGTAAGCAGCTTCGTGGTGATGTAAACTATGCTTGGCCAACCGCAGAGATTGCAGTAATGGGAGCTAAAGGTGCTGTCGAGGTTCTTGAAGGTCGTAAGATCAGAGAAATGGAAACAGAAGAGGAGAAAATGCAATACATCTTAGAGAAAGAACAAGAGTATCTAGAGAAGTTTGCGAACCCTTACAACGCAGCACGTTACGGATATATTGATGATGTGATTGAGCCAAGAAATACTCGTTTCCGTATTATCCGTTCGTTGGAAACTTTAGCGACGAAGAAGGAACTAAATCCTCCGAAGAAACACTCAAATATCCCATTATAA